The genomic window CTAGCGTAGTTTTATGATGATTTTTAACTAGTTCGAATAAAATCTCAATGGTTGCAGAAAATTTAAGAGGGTCAGGAAGAGTGGTAAACTCATCTATTTTGTCCAGGATCAATTTCCCGGGTGTTGGAAAGAAATACCCCTTTTTTGCAGCTTCTAAGAACTGATTTAGTTCATCGAATTCAGAAAACGATTCAAAAATTCTGGAAGAAAATTGGAGTACAAACGCTTCAGAAGTGATGCTTTCATCAAAACTTATCCAGTTATGGGGCAGGTTACTTCCTAATAAAACGAGGTCATTTTTCTCGAAGGATTGGATTGAATCACCTACTACTCTGATGCCCGAGCCCTGTTTGATGAAGGTAAGTTCAATTTCAGGATGGAAATGCCAAAATGAAGGAAAGCGAGACTTCTTTATCCAAAACGAATGGATAGAATGGGAAGAATTTTTGTCGAAGATGAGTTCTTCTTCAGCTCTATAACTCTTCATAAATCGCACTTTTTAACTACTATTTAACATTTATCGCTAATATATGCGATTAATCAGTGGTAAAGGAAGCAATTTAAATCCAGGTAATCTCACTATTCACGTATTGCTTCTTGTTTTAATTTAGAGTATCTCAAATGCTCTTATTTTTAATTCAGGAGAACCTTCACAACTATGGAAATCGCATTATCCGGTTCAGTTATAAAACAGGTGGATGTCATCATTCAAAAGGCCATCGATTATGGAGTTAGTGACATTCATATTGAGCCCTTTGAGAAAAGCTATCGACTGCGTTACAGACTTGATGGAGTACTCCAAAAAGTGGCCGAATTGTCGATCAGTCAAAAAGACGCCCTGGTTTCGAGGGTTAAAATAATGGCTCACCTGGATATAGCTGAAAAGAGAAGACCGCAAGACGGACGGATTAAAGTACGATCGGGTTCCGGGAATGATATAGATTTAAGGGTATCGACAT from Balneola sp. includes these protein-coding regions:
- a CDS encoding helix-turn-helix domain-containing protein → MKSYRAEEELIFDKNSSHSIHSFWIKKSRFPSFWHFHPEIELTFIKQGSGIRVVGDSIQSFEKNDLVLLGSNLPHNWISFDESITSEAFVLQFSSRIFESFSEFDELNQFLEAAKKGYFFPTPGKLILDKIDEFTTLPDPLKFSATIEILFELVKNHHKTTLASQDYVIPASYNKSQKRYEIVTDYVLNNISGRISLQEISGIANMNKEAFSRWFKQINGHSFTTYLNKTRIEISCHLLLNTSESVNDICYKVGFESQSQFHRCFSSFKNTSPLQFRKLRSKNLTKLIHSPHKE